The genomic DNA TTTGGAGGGGTACGTCACACAAGCACTTTTGTGTATTTACAAAGGCttttcaaaaatgtaatttataatAATCACTTAGGCTCTTTATCAGACCTAAACGGATAATGTAAACATGTTCCTTATGAACCCTATATGCAGTATCCACAGAGACACCATATTCAACTTACAGGTTAAACATTTAAAGCACTGAATCTATATTTATGTTATGGAGACTAAGCTGTTTACAGCCATGACTACCAGTTTCTGCTTCCTATAAAAACTGACATGCTGGAATTATGGTCAGACAAACACACTCAAGCTTAACCTCAAGTAGGAAGTTATTTTCAGAGATTAACATCATCTTCCTAAACTCAATGGCAGTTATGAGTGCTTCTACACAGGATACCATTCAACAATGGCATCTAAATATTTGACAGCCAGCTTTGTACGCTTTTCCATCACAATATTCTCTCAAAGAACCTGTGGCCTTCACCACACTTTCTGATgacttatttctttttaactctttagtttacttttaaatgaaaatctaCTCTGTCATCTCTCAGAAAGTGGCTGGAGGAGGCAAGGCAAAAAAATACCCTTCTAACATCTGCAATATTCCCTCCCCTGGTAAATCTGTACAATCACAGAACAGCTTTCTAGCTGACCAGATCACTGCCATTACTCCAGATTCATCTAGTGACCTGCTAATATACAATGTTAGAAACACTGGCAGCATGTATAACATATGCACACATGCAGTGCACATAGGTATGAACAGTAAAGCTAATGAAGTCAGAAGTCAGGCATTTTAATCAGCACGTGTTTAGTATGCTCATGCTTAAAATGCCTGGACAATAATTTGAAtattagttaaaaaaaccctgtgaaaACAGAATAGGTTTCAAAATGTTGTAAGGATCTTATATGCCAACACATCCAATGGTAGAAACAGCAAGCTTTACAAGgctagaaaaggaaaactgagctTCTATCTGACAAGGGTGTAAAGCCTGTTTTCTTGTAGTTCTACAAAGGACAGTCAATAGCATTTTTTCCTGCTACTGTGACAGTGCATGCAATTCTGGTACTCATGCCTGTCTTCAAAGAATTAGGACAGGAAGGAAAGATTGAATTATAATGTTCaaataaatactgcagaaaGACTGTCTACAACTAGGAATCTAacaacacagaagaaagagtGCAAATaccctttttaatttttcttttaaacattagTGACAGAAGTTAATGGAAGGTGCGACAACCTCAGCACTGAAGTCATCTTACCAAACGAAATGTCAAGCCATCTTCCCTCTAACTGTGAAATACCCTGTGAAATATTCACAGATAGAAGTACCTCTTAATCCACAGCTACCTTATTTCATACAAGACCTTACACCAGAATTCCTATAAACATGTAACTACTTTTATGTCAAAACAGTAAACAAGGAATtttcagctatttaaaaaaaaaaaaaaaggatacaaaACACCAATTCCAAATGCTTCTGGCTAAGACAGTTCCAAGAAGCATATACAGTTGGAGGTTAGTTTGCCTCCTCTTGAACAAACCATACAttataaaaatttcaaaaagtaCAAGAAAGGCAACCAGAAGGAGACATCTCATGAACTGTGATGACTAAATACAAGTAAGCATTAGATAACATTAAAATATGACTAACACGCATTTCCCAGGTGTAAGTATAAAGAATGTTGTTTCATGGCAAATAGGAGCTAGTGTTTTAACAACTTAATCTTGATCCAACCTTGGCTTCGTAGTCTTAacagtgcaaagaaaaaaaaaaaagaggagttaATCCTGTACATAGTCATTCTTTTTACTGGCCAATGCTCCTATCCCCTTCTACTTCATCTTATTCACAAGCCTACCATTATTTGTTTTTCGTTCTTTCTCTATTTCAATTCTAAGCCTGAATTTTGTCCTGTAACAATATACATTGAAAGAACATACCCAAGCTATCTTTAGCTATCAAGATTGTGATGTGTTCTCACCACTCCTCCATCATCATATCCTTCCTCTAGTCTTTGCATGCAAGGTGTCATATTTTCTCACGCTAATTATTGTCAAATTCAGAGATTAAGAGACTGACTCAGAGTAAAGAGATCCTCTTCAGTTTAAAGGAAGATAAAACCCCATCTTTTAAGTAATCTCTCAAATTACCGTGCTAAGCATCTCAAACATTTTTAGTAGAGGTCAGATGAATCAAAACATTCATcccaataaaagcaaaacaaaaaaacaaagagcaaaaccacaaaacagaaTGCACAAAAAGAATAGCGCAGACAGCTTAAAAAATACTTATGTCTCAATGACTGTATGACTATAATCAGGGCATTTGGAAAAGACATGATGCTAACAGCACACAGAGCTCTGTGCTCAATTGCACAGGGTACCTGAGTAAATGTAAAAAACCCTTTACAACTTCATTAACTCAGACCCCCCCCATCTTTTCTCTCCTAagcttttttaaagaagagagaagggatTTAGAATATGCAGAAATTAAGTCAATTGTGAATTTAGAGGAAAACAATGTTCACTAACATGCTGGAAGTAATCAGTTTCACTTACATAAGGCAAAAACTACGGGAGAAGCCCTGCACGGCCATCTCACTTCAGTAGCTAACACATGCAGTTGCAACTAAAGGAAGAGAGCAAGGAACTGAACTGGTAAGCGACATACCAGGCTGCAACCTCATTCTGCCAACACCCAGACTCTGATTATGAGGGCATGTGCATAGGAGGTGCTCACCTCActtcatctcctcctcctcccctctcagCGTGCAACTGACACCTTTCCAGGCTACTGTGGGGGCAAAGAACTGCCCTGCAAGGAGAAGCAGGCTAAAGCAGGTTTCCAGAATGCTGCTACTCATcaggaagaaaactgtaaaattaatGGTATTTATATGTCAAAACAGACAATCCTTGTGTGGGTGGCAATTTGTAAAGATCTCTAACAGAGCATTGCATCAGGGAACTAGGATGTCTTCTGGAACCGTCTGCAAAAGGTATGCCAGGCATAATGCACATACTAACATGCAactaaaatgcaaaagaagcatttcagagcattttcaactcctaaaataataataaaaaactcCATCAGGCTAGCTACATAACTGAGCAGGACtcagagttttaaaataaaaggattaaCTTGAATCTCATTTTGTAACACAAGGGTAGGCCTGAAATTCAACATTTTTTGTACAGCACTCTAATGATTGCTAACATCTTACCTGATATGACCAACCAATTCGATTAATTTGTGGCTGAAGAAGTAGGCAGTCAGCTCAGACACGTGACTGAGCACAGAACAAACTCCAAACAGAGTGGTGGTGCCATTCAGGTCTTCCAAGTGCCAGTAAAGAAAGGTGAACACAAAGCCATATCCAAACCCCATGAACCACGCCACGAAGAGCACTGAGCCATACTGGATACTACATAGCAGTTTTATTAGGTCCCAAAAACTGAAAGACTGCGACTGGCTCGTACTGGTAGGAGTGTTATCGGAGGATTCGTTGGAGGTACTTCTGTCCACCTGTGAGATTTCTACctcttttctcttattttcgTCTTGCTTGAAATGTGCATAATGAAACCGAAACTGGGTGGCCACAATTAATGCCATTGTCATCAGAACACCAAAAACTATGAAAACTATCCTGTAGTTCTTGTACTCAGGAGCTTTACACCCTTGACCTTCAATGCCAACTTCTGTATGGGTATAGTCAATGCCAATTCCCACGGAGAGCAtggccagcccccagcccagagACCCCCACATACGCTGCAATCCATACCGGTCCCTGTGTTTGCCCAGGTATTGCAGTGTTACAGTGTCCACAATAGTAACAGAGGAAGCACTGAAAAATTCTCCTATTATGACAACCAGCAGAATGAGTAGAAAGATGGCTTCTACTTCTTGTTGATCATAAACAAGCACAGCTTGGTCAGAAGGCATCGGCTTTGTGGTGATGGCAGCTGGGGTGGTACTCGAAGTCGCATTCCCTGGTGAGCCTGGGCTAGTGGTggtgtttttcaaaataaaatgggtATAGTTTTCCAAGACAAAGTCCACATCACTGCTTTGTGTAGTTAACAGGAATGTTATTTCAGGATTAGctgtccctgttgtttccaAAGTGACTGGACTGGAAGCGAGCAGGTCTCTCTTCCCACGAACTTTCGGGGATGCAGTACTCACTGTGGTTAGCAGAGAAGACATCGAGGCGTTTTGCGAAACTgttgttaaaaggctgcttgCGTTGGTGGGATGTGCTGGGGGAAGGCCTTTTGGTATGCATCTTAAGGTGGCTGGTCTAACAAATCCGATCCCCAGGTTAAATAAAACCCAGCATAAAAGCGAAAAGAGGAGGACGATCTTCCCTTTCTTGAAGCGATCTGCCACCACTCCCCAGAAGGGAGCACTGCAAAACTCAATAAAGTACCTGATGCCCACCAGAAGTCCACTCTGACTGGGTGACATACCCAGCTGCTTGTAATACACAGGCAGCAAGGGGTAGAGAGAGCCATATGcagaatagaagaaaaaataaaagacctttgagatcaGAAGATCATTGTTTATTTTGACGCAGTGCTTCTCTAACCAATCTAGCTCTTCATCTGGGACAGTGGTTGTCTCCGTCGAAGGGGATTCATTCTGGGGTGGCAAGTCTTGATCCTTGGAAATGCCGTTGAAAGGATCAGCAAGCACatactttctcttctgttcttcttcatcatcaGTTAGAATGGCAACCTTATCATCAGCTGCCATGGTTTATCACAAGCATCCAATATCTGGTGCGCTCTCAAGGAACTAGGGCTACCctacaaacaaataaaacataacaTGGTTAAGGTACCACACAGGAACAGACCTGCAATACCAGTCATCAAGGACAAAGACAGCTTCTTTTTTATAAGTGATATTCCTCAGCAATAAATACAGTATCAGGGTGGGGAAGGCCATTTGTCTAGACTACTGGTACATGGTAGCatcaataaaaatgtgttttatgaCCAATTCTGTGAAGTTCTCCCAAGAGCAGTTTTAATATTGTGcaataaaacatatttcatgTTTAGGACAGAGAATAATTTATATATTCAAAGTTACTGTGGCAATTAAGTGCAagtcttttctttcaagttgccttttttcccccaaagctAACTGCTTTATTTCCAGTATTCCCTACTATACCACAGGACAGCCATGattttgtaattaaataatGCAGCCACATATAtacctggggttttttaattatcaaAACAAATTGTTATCTGAAGCCTCATGATGGCATTCAAAGGGTTCATCGATCTCCTCttgaaacattattttctaaGCACTCCACAACCACAGCAGAAACTGGTGAGAGGCTTGAGCTGCCAGGCTGAATGGGAAGAGAGGTGGGAATTACGATGGGcctttaagattaaaaaaaaaaaaaaagagaccctCAAAATTAGGGTAAGAACCTCAAAGGCATCAAAGACCCGGGAGCAAAGAAACACAGGGACAGAAAATAGTACAAGCCCTATAATGATCTCTTCAAGTCAGATTCTGAAATTGAAGGAAGGTGGATTGGGAGGTAACTGTATTGCAGCTGCCCACACTTACCCTTTCCAGAAGTAAAAGACTGCAAAACTGACAAgtgaaacttaaaaataaattcaccaCTACTTAGCCTTTGGTTTGACCAACCAGctttcacatttaaaaacaacaaaccatTCTAACAAGCTAGGCTAGCTAACAGAAGCTTTCCTttcaaggaattaaaaaaagctcTGCCAGCAGGCTACCAGCTCAAAATCATTATATTAGGCAACTATTTTTGCTATATTAATAGCTGTAAATTTAACCTTGGAAGATTAGCTCATGTTCATTATGAGAAAGTTGaacatttaatatattttggttttgtcatcTCTTTGGTGTTTGGATTAGTGTTACTATCACACAGGAAGCTTTTCAAGGACCAATATTCAAGAAGAGCATTTTATTCCAGAAGAACCTGAAATTTCTCTAAAAGCCCTCGATTTATGATTGGGAATATCTTCTCTAGgaatctgaagtatttttttgcaGGTCTGCACTTTATTCCCACTAGAAGAGCTCCAATGAAATCACAATCTTTCAAAACTCAACTGAAAGCACACTATCATCCCCTTAAAATTAGTCATGCATTGATATATCCAGTgcctttaaattatttaattataatTCAGAATTTAAATACTGACAACGGATTTGCAAACTGATGCAACGCTAATAAGAGAAAACAGACTCTAACATTCACCAGTATGTTAAATTAACCTTTTCTTACTGATCCAACATACACATAACAGCTGACAGAACAAGCCATGGATACTTCTAAAAACAACAGTCCATTAAAATAATCTAAACCTTACACAGTTCAGTGACAGACAAGTCTAAAAATACCATCATTAAAATCCCAAACACTCATGaggtttgtgtgtgtttctcacttttaaatgtcatttctATGGGATACTATCTACGAGGATCTGGTTTCACTTCAGGAGAAAAGGTTGCATAAAAATTTTGGAaccttaaatatttatgtattcaAGGTCAGAAGTTAATCAAAACAATGCCAGCACATACACACAGActgcttttttctccagtttcttcAGAGACAAtccgattaaaaaaaaaaaaaggtatttcaagTGTCAGAAGATTAGAAAAAGTCCTAATTAAGTTGTTAGAACAGTCAAATGtgagaacacattttcttgcttttacctGCTGCCATCAAAAGCCACATGAACcaaaaaaacagcagctgtCTAGTTAGCTCCTGCTATTTTCGGTTCAGTCAGCCACTTCCACCTGACAGTGGGAAGgactgtgggttttttgctcATACATTTGCTCATTTTTGGCTTCTATATCCATAAAACAAGTCCTTCTAATGAGTAAATTAGATCAGTCATCATCtgtgcctttattttctttacacCTCCCCTTGCTTTGACAACAAAGACTCCAGAACTTGTGCAGGGCCCCTCTTATGTCAAGAGGACGTAACTGAGGTTTCAGTGTTGTTCCTGTGTCCTACCAAAACCAGTATATGCTCGTCTACTTACAGCAACTGGCTTACTAGCTGTATCAGAGCTTTACAGCATTTAATTCTGAAGAACAAATTTCCTCTCCTGTCCCCATGACATGACAAGATGGAACCGACATTTTAACCACTTGGATATTAGGACAATTTATTTGCAAGTATGAATTGAAATTACTCTGATTTAAACAACACAGCCATATTCCTTATCCCTACATATGAGCTCTGAACCATCTGATTTCTCACAAATTATACCGAAGGCTTTTAGAGCAATTAGTATTCAATCTTCTTTAATTCAGTTTCCCTCTTCTATTGGAATGGGACTTCAATTTTTTATGTCGTATGAATAGTGGGTATATTAAAAATTGTTATACGGCTAATCTTGAAACACTTGAGTTGCTGTATCTTCTTCCCCCCCTCCATAACTTATATCTGCCCCAGCATCCATCATCTTCTAACCCACTATGTGCAAAGATTAATCCAAAAGATACACTCCTAGTATTTTGACTAGAACATCTTGGGTAAGAATGCTATGAGAAGTatatttcataattatttcagtaaatattttcccACCCTGAGAGCATTTCATTGAATATTATTAATAACACAGAATATACTCTTCAGAAATACAACAGTATCAAGACTGGTAGGAGCCATATGGCATTCTTTAATGTTTTGATCACTTGTTTGTTTAGGAGTCAggtttttaaaagtgattttatttagggattttttaaattctaaaaataaatgactgaaAGTGAGAAAACCAACAAAGTGGTATTGTTACTGAAAAATCTACAAAAATCCTTAATAATCTATGGGGCTTTACTTCCACTGACAAAAAAGCCACGCCAGTCAGGGATTGAGTGTGCATCAAATcaaacagatggaaaaacaaCGTACTTTTAAGTGAGAAGAGACTAGTTATCTCATGGTTATTTTAACCATAGCCTTCAAATACTGTATCCTCACTTCGCAAAAACTTTTTCTGATCCAGAAAGACAGCAGGAGGATAGAAGACAGCACTACTGGCAAGTTTAAAATGAACAACAGCGAATAGGAGGAAGAAAGGTTCAGAGAGTAAACAGAATGGATTTCAGTGTGAATACAAATTTTAACTCGTTTGAGGCAGAACAGAGCACTAAGTTTTGGTAGAGGCCTGTTGAATGTCATTAATCCAGCCAGGACAAGTGAgaacagagaggctgcagagcGGTAACATCACTCAGAAAACCACGAGTAACAGTTCTGAAGCAGTCTTCCCTAAACTCAGGTAAGTAAGTGCACAAACAGACAACAAAGCCCCAACACGCAAATTGGAAGAAACTTCCGCAAAGATACTGAGAAAGCCACgcaaagggaaagggaagaggcgTAGCAAGCGGACAGCACAGCAGACTACGTCACAAGAAAGCACCTGGGTCCTCTGCCATACAAACAAGCTTTTGTCTTCCCACAGGTTTATGTTTCCAAACCACTACAGAACTCAGAACAGGGAACCGAGTCTTTGTTCCCTTATCCCATCACCCCTGACACGGctaccactgaaaaaagacttcATTAAAATCTGAACTGCCCACTTCCCCCCAGGTCCATGATGCTATTGTACAGGCCCAGGAGTGTAAGTCCCTAGCTCACAGCTGCACAGGAAGCTTGCGGCCGACAAGGCTTTCTCAGACTGGGGATTATTCTGCAAGATCACTTGTGCTCTCAGCCTGTTTATGCACAAGTGCGTGCACTTCTTTTCAGATATAAAGAATATACTTGTTAACCACAAGACTATTCTTCCTTCAAACTTTGCAcagataggattttttttttttttttacgtaaGTACTAGAGCCTATTATTTTTCCTAAGTTTCCTGATACAATTGGTGCCGCCTGGTTTATATCTATTCCTCCAGTAAGTCAAAATCCACTTTCAAATCCTTACATCTATGACACATCTCTCATCCAGTCATCTTCTGCAAACAGCTACAGCAACTTTCCTCCAAACTTGTACCTTTGAGCAACTATCtgaggaacagaggaaaaaaacctttgtcCCAAGGAATTTAGTGATGACAATGCAATGGTCATTTTAATGACTGTAACAAGACTCTTTGGCAGGTAGCTGGAAAGAGGCAAATATGGGTATTCTACATTTAGTTAAGTATCTTCTTGGCattcttgccttttttatttcttaaatcgATCCTCATTTACTCTAGCTCTCCTAATAATTAAGAGGATTTCAGGATCAGAAAGGATAAAAAGCTAATCTATTCAAGACAACCTGACATTGCAAGAAGTTCCCTatagaacaaagaaaaattgtaataaggaaaataataatatagTATACTAAAAACTCAGCTCTCCGCATGGAGTCACTCTTCCCAAaaccttgggaaaaaaaccccaaaacacctcAAAACACCTGCTTTGCACTGTatctcagagggaaaaaaaaaagggggtagCAAATCCCTAAACCTCTCAGGGAAAATACCACGACACTTACAGCCCAAGGCATTAAAAATTCACTTGCAGACCAACAGAAAGTTAGATTTGGGGTGAAGGAGTACTgctgtttcaaataaaatttaattcagCATATATATTCCATTCACTAGGCTTTGAgaattaaattataattaagATTCACAAAGCAGACTCTCAAAAATCAGGGTTTGGATGTATACcgaatgtaaaaaaaaaaaaacacaccccacaaaaaaaacccctatagGACAGTTCATCAGAAGACAGTGCAAATGATCAAGAGTAGCTTAACCCGTTAAATACCTAGCAAAATCACTGTAGAAGATTTATATTTATACAGTCTCAGAAAACACACTTTAAGAGTAGAATTTCAAAACAGGAATCATTAATTAATCTCTCAACCAACATGCAGCTGTAAGAACGGAGCAGACTAGCTTGCTGTTTGCATTGTGTGGATAACTCAAAGCCAGCCAACACGGCATCACATCTTATTTTACCCCTTTTCAGACTTTCACTGACCAGCAAACTGACTTTGTAGCAAACACATGAAATTTCACATGCAGCTTTCATACAAGCATTTTTAAATCTGGTAATAGAATGAATAAACCTTTAAGTCACTAATTATTGTTTGACTCAGAAGAGGTCTGTGCTAGACAAGTAGACTTAAAAACTATCCATCTTCCAAGGAAAGCTCACCTCACTCATCCCCCAGCTGGTGAAACTGCCAGGAGTGCATCCGTCCTATCGCTCACGCACACTGGCTCCTCCTCAGCCCCCCTTGTCCCATTGATCTAAGCTACAAAACCTTTGGATCAAAGGCTTTCTGCTACAGTATCTGTGCAGCGTCTCTCAGAACTAAGCCCTGCATCCAGCAGGCCTACAAGGCATCACTGTAATAAAACATGAATAATTAGACcatgttttccatttccaagCAAGTCTCACCCCCAAGGAACAGCCTGGTGCTGTTGCCTGTGTCCACGCCAAAAAGACGGAGAATGTTATGCAAACAACTTACATCACGAGAAAGGAGTGCATAGACTTCATTTAC from Gavia stellata isolate bGavSte3 chromosome 8, bGavSte3.hap2, whole genome shotgun sequence includes the following:
- the MFSD6 gene encoding major facilitator superfamily domain-containing protein 6, which codes for MAADDKVAILTDDEEEQKRKYVLADPFNGISKDQDLPPQNESPSTETTTVPDEELDWLEKHCVKINNDLLISKVFYFFFYSAYGSLYPLLPVYYKQLGMSPSQSGLLVGIRYFIEFCSAPFWGVVADRFKKGKIVLLFSLLCWVLFNLGIGFVRPATLRCIPKGLPPAHPTNASSLLTTVSQNASMSSLLTTVSTASPKVRGKRDLLASSPVTLETTGTANPEITFLLTTQSSDVDFVLENYTHFILKNTTTSPGSPGNATSSTTPAAITTKPMPSDQAVLVYDQQEVEAIFLLILLVVIIGEFFSASSVTIVDTVTLQYLGKHRDRYGLQRMWGSLGWGLAMLSVGIGIDYTHTEVGIEGQGCKAPEYKNYRIVFIVFGVLMTMALIVATQFRFHYAHFKQDENKRKEVEISQVDRSTSNESSDNTPTSTSQSQSFSFWDLIKLLCSIQYGSVLFVAWFMGFGYGFVFTFLYWHLEDLNGTTTLFGVCSVLSHVSELTAYFFSHKLIELVGHIRVLYIGLACNTARYIYISYLENAWTVLPMEVLQGVTHAAIWAACISYLSAAVPPELRTSAQGILQGLHLGLGRGCGAMVGGVLVNYFGPAATFRGIGMACLVILLLFALIQWLLVPDEEEEKTMLAERIPVPSSPVPIATIDLVQQQSEDIMPRTEPRLPLKKTKHQEEQEDVNKPAWGVSSSPWVTLAYAVYQIKEMVKLSKTNPTPENQPLQKISENCSASSASSARQPQNPTHSGQSRNCSAPTPTATSDSQIDGDRVVSDHDAQPAAAGP